One region of Populus trichocarpa isolate Nisqually-1 chromosome 4, P.trichocarpa_v4.1, whole genome shotgun sequence genomic DNA includes:
- the LOC18097900 gene encoding proline-rich protein 4 isoform X4, with amino-acid sequence MRILPVFRGAVLCFYVSLLFAATFCYAGDKTVEVVGTGECADCAESNIKTVHAFSGLRVTIDCKPENGEFKTRGFGELDEEGKFKVSLPSEVVKDGKLKEECYAQLHSASAAPCPSHDGLESSKIVLKSKTDEKHTFGLAGKLKFSPVTCTSAFLWPHFKYPPLPKLPPLPKWKLPPLKDFHHPYLFPPKVFPPFPPKVFPPLPPKLFPPKPFPPPLPVYKKPLPPPVPIYKPEPKPPVFKPPPVPIYKKPLPPPAPIPIYKPEPKPPVFKPPPVPIYKPKPPVFKLPPVPIYKKPLPPPVPIYKPKPKPPVFKPPPVPIYKPKPPVFKPPPVPVYKPKPKPPIYKPLPPPVPISKPLPPIPKIPPFYKKPLPPLPKLPPHPKIPPIYKPKPPVFKPPPVPIYKPEPKPPIYKPLPPPVPIYKPLPPIPKIPPFYKKPCPPLPKLPPHPKIPPKYLNHPKFGKWPPLPPYSPIH; translated from the exons ATGCGGATTCTCCCCGTTTTTCGAGGAGCAGTTCTGTGCTTCTACGTGTCCTTACTCTTTGCTGCAACTTTCTGCTATGCCGGTGACAAGACAGTTGAGGTAGTTGGGACAGGAGAATGTGCAGATTGTGCAGAGAGTAACATTAAGACTGTTCATGCCTTTTCAg GGCTTCGAGTGACAATTGATTGCAAGCCTGAAAATGGAGAGTTCAAAACAAGAGGGTTTGGTGAGCTTGACGAAGAAGGGAAGTTCAAAGTGTCTCTTCCAAGTGAGGTTGTGAAGGATGGGAAATTGAAGGAGGAATGCTATGCACAGCTTCACAGTGCATCAGCTGCACCATGCCCATCCCATGATGGCCTAGAGTCCTCCAAGATCGTCTTGAAGTCGAAAACTGATGAGAAACACACATTTGGGCTTGCAGGGAAACTGAAGTTTTCACCTGTGACTTGCACTTCAGCATTCTTGTGGCCTCACTTCAAGTATCCACCACTACCTAAATTGCCTCCATTGCCAAAATGGAAACTTCCACCATTGAAAGATTTTCACCATCCTTACCTATTCCCACCTAAAGTCTTTCCTCCATTCCCCCCGAAGGTGTTCCCACCTCTCCCACCAAAGCTCTTCCCTCCAAAGCCTTTTCCTCCACCACTTCCAGTCTACAAGAAGCCACTCCCACCTCCAGTTCCAATCTACAAGCCAGAGCCAAAACCACCAGTTTTCAAGCCTCCTCCGGTCCCAATCTACAAGAAGCCACTCCCACCTCCAGCTCCAATTCCAATCTACAAGCCAGAGCCAAAACCACCAGTCTTCAAGC CTCCTCCGGTCCCAATCTACAAGCCAAAACCACCAGTCTTCAAGCTTCCTCCGGTCCCAATCTATAAGAAGCCACTCCCACCTCCAGTTCCAATCTACAAGCCAAAGCCAAAACCACCAGTTTTCAAGCCTCCTCCGGTCCCAATCTACAAGCCAAAACCACCAGTCTTCAAACCCCCTCCTGTTCCAGTCTACAAACCAAAGCCAAAACCACCAATCTACAAGCCTCTCCCACCTCCTGTTCCCATCTCCAAGCCTCTCCCTCCAATCCCAAAGATCCCTCCATTTTATAAGAAGCCATTGCCCCCTCTTCCTAAGCTTCCCCCTCACCCCAAGATTCCCCCAATCTACAAGCCTAAACCACCAGTCTTCAAGCCCCCTCCCGTTCCAATCTACAAACCAGAGCCAAAACCACCAATCTACAAGCCTCTACCACCTCCCGTTCCCATCTATAAGCCTCTCCCTCCAATCCCAAAGATCCCTCCATTTTACAAGAAGCCATGCCCCCCTCTTCCTAAGCTTCCTCCTCACCCCAAGATTCCTCCAAAGTACCTCAACCACCCCAAGTTTGGAAAATGGCCTCCCTTGCCACCATATTCTCCCATTCATTAG
- the LOC18097900 gene encoding proline-rich protein 4 isoform X7, with the protein MRILPVFRGAVLCFYVSLLFAATFCYAGDKTVEVVGTGECADCAESNIKTVHAFSGLRVTIDCKPENGEFKTRGFGELDEEGKFKVSLPSEVVKDGKLKEECYAQLHSASAAPCPSHDGLESSKIVLKSKTDEKHTFGLAGKLKFSPVTCTSAFLWPHFKYPPLPKLPPLPKWKLPPLKDFHHPYLFPPKVFPPFPPKVFPPLPPKLFPPKPFPPPLPVYKKPLPPPVPIYKPEPKPPVFKPPPVPIYKKPLPPPAPIPIYKPEPKPPVFKPPPVPIYKKPLPPPVPIYKKPLPPPVPIYKPKPKPPVFKPPPVPIYKPKPPVFKLPPVPIYKKPLPPPVPIYKPKPKPPVFKPPPVPIYKPKPPVFKPPPVPVYKPKPKPPIYKPLPPPVPISKPLPPPVPIYKPLPPIPKIPPFYKKPCPPLPKLPPHPKIPPKYLNHPKFGKWPPLPPYSPIH; encoded by the exons ATGCGGATTCTCCCCGTTTTTCGAGGAGCAGTTCTGTGCTTCTACGTGTCCTTACTCTTTGCTGCAACTTTCTGCTATGCCGGTGACAAGACAGTTGAGGTAGTTGGGACAGGAGAATGTGCAGATTGTGCAGAGAGTAACATTAAGACTGTTCATGCCTTTTCAg GGCTTCGAGTGACAATTGATTGCAAGCCTGAAAATGGAGAGTTCAAAACAAGAGGGTTTGGTGAGCTTGACGAAGAAGGGAAGTTCAAAGTGTCTCTTCCAAGTGAGGTTGTGAAGGATGGGAAATTGAAGGAGGAATGCTATGCACAGCTTCACAGTGCATCAGCTGCACCATGCCCATCCCATGATGGCCTAGAGTCCTCCAAGATCGTCTTGAAGTCGAAAACTGATGAGAAACACACATTTGGGCTTGCAGGGAAACTGAAGTTTTCACCTGTGACTTGCACTTCAGCATTCTTGTGGCCTCACTTCAAGTATCCACCACTACCTAAATTGCCTCCATTGCCAAAATGGAAACTTCCACCATTGAAAGATTTTCACCATCCTTACCTATTCCCACCTAAAGTCTTTCCTCCATTCCCCCCGAAGGTGTTCCCACCTCTCCCACCAAAGCTCTTCCCTCCAAAGCCTTTTCCTCCACCACTTCCAGTCTACAAGAAGCCACTCCCACCTCCAGTTCCAATCTACAAGCCAGAGCCAAAACCACCAGTTTTCAAGCCTCCTCCGGTCCCAATCTACAAGAAGCCACTCCCACCTCCAGCTCCAATTCCAATCTACAAGCCAGAGCCAAAACCACCAGTCTTCAAGCCTCCTCCGGTCCCAATCTACAAGAAGCCACTCCCACCTCCAGTTCCAATCTACAAGAAGCCACTCCCACCTCCAGTTCCAATCTACAAGCCAAAGCCCAAACCACCAGTTTTCAAGCCTCCTCCGGTCCCAATCTACAAGCCAAAACCACCAGTCTTCAAGCTTCCTCCGGTCCCAATCTATAAGAAGCCACTCCCACCTCCAGTTCCAATCTACAAGCCAAAGCCAAAACCACCAGTTTTCAAGCCTCCTCCGGTCCCAATCTACAAGCCAAAACCACCAGTCTTCAAACCCCCTCCTGTTCCAGTCTACAAACCAAAGCCAAAACCACCAATCTACAAGCCTCTCCCACCTCCTGTTCCCATCTCCAAGCCTCTCC CACCTCCCGTTCCCATCTATAAGCCTCTCCCTCCAATCCCAAAGATCCCTCCATTTTACAAGAAGCCATGCCCCCCTCTTCCTAAGCTTCCTCCTCACCCCAAGATTCCTCCAAAGTACCTCAACCACCCCAAGTTTGGAAAATGGCCTCCCTTGCCACCATATTCTCCCATTCATTAG
- the LOC18097900 gene encoding proline-rich protein 4 isoform X9, translated as MRILPVFRGAVLCFYVSLLFAATFCYAGDKTVEVVGTGECADCAESNIKTVHAFSGLRVTIDCKPENGEFKTRGFGELDEEGKFKVSLPSEVVKDGKLKEECYAQLHSASAAPCPSHDGLESSKIVLKSKTDEKHTFGLAGKLKFSPVTCTSAFLWPHFKYPPLPKLPPLPKWKLPPLKDFHHPYLFPPKVFPPFPPKVFPPLPPKLFPPKPFPPPLPVYKKPLPPPVPIYKPEPKPPVFKPPPVPIYKKPLPPPVPIYKPKPKPPVFKPPPVPIYKPKPPVFKPPPVPVYKPKPKPPIYKPLPPPVPISKPLPPIPKIPPFYKKPLPPLPKLPPHPKIPPIYKPKPPVFKPPPVPIYKPEPKPPIYKPLPPPVPIYKPLPPIPKIPPFYKKPCPPLPKLPPHPKIPPKYLNHPKFGKWPPLPPYSPIH; from the exons ATGCGGATTCTCCCCGTTTTTCGAGGAGCAGTTCTGTGCTTCTACGTGTCCTTACTCTTTGCTGCAACTTTCTGCTATGCCGGTGACAAGACAGTTGAGGTAGTTGGGACAGGAGAATGTGCAGATTGTGCAGAGAGTAACATTAAGACTGTTCATGCCTTTTCAg GGCTTCGAGTGACAATTGATTGCAAGCCTGAAAATGGAGAGTTCAAAACAAGAGGGTTTGGTGAGCTTGACGAAGAAGGGAAGTTCAAAGTGTCTCTTCCAAGTGAGGTTGTGAAGGATGGGAAATTGAAGGAGGAATGCTATGCACAGCTTCACAGTGCATCAGCTGCACCATGCCCATCCCATGATGGCCTAGAGTCCTCCAAGATCGTCTTGAAGTCGAAAACTGATGAGAAACACACATTTGGGCTTGCAGGGAAACTGAAGTTTTCACCTGTGACTTGCACTTCAGCATTCTTGTGGCCTCACTTCAAGTATCCACCACTACCTAAATTGCCTCCATTGCCAAAATGGAAACTTCCACCATTGAAAGATTTTCACCATCCTTACCTATTCCCACCTAAAGTCTTTCCTCCATTCCCCCCGAAGGTGTTCCCACCTCTCCCACCAAAGCTCTTCCCTCCAAAGCCTTTTCCTCCACCACTTCCAGTCTACAAGAAGCCACTCCCACCTCCAGTTCCAATCTACAAGCCAGAGCCAAAACCACCAGTTTTCAAGCCTCCTCCGGTCCCAATCTACAAGAAGCCACTCCCAC CTCCAGTTCCAATCTACAAGCCAAAGCCAAAACCACCAGTTTTCAAGCCTCCTCCGGTCCCAATCTACAAGCCAAAACCACCAGTCTTCAAACCCCCTCCTGTTCCAGTCTACAAACCAAAGCCAAAACCACCAATCTACAAGCCTCTCCCACCTCCTGTTCCCATCTCCAAGCCTCTCCCTCCAATCCCAAAGATCCCTCCATTTTATAAGAAGCCATTGCCCCCTCTTCCTAAGCTTCCCCCTCACCCCAAGATTCCCCCAATCTACAAGCCTAAACCACCAGTCTTCAAGCCCCCTCCCGTTCCAATCTACAAACCAGAGCCAAAACCACCAATCTACAAGCCTCTACCACCTCCCGTTCCCATCTATAAGCCTCTCCCTCCAATCCCAAAGATCCCTCCATTTTACAAGAAGCCATGCCCCCCTCTTCCTAAGCTTCCTCCTCACCCCAAGATTCCTCCAAAGTACCTCAACCACCCCAAGTTTGGAAAATGGCCTCCCTTGCCACCATATTCTCCCATTCATTAG
- the LOC18097900 gene encoding proline-rich protein 4 isoform X6 codes for MRILPVFRGAVLCFYVSLLFAATFCYAGDKTVEVVGTGECADCAESNIKTVHAFSGLRVTIDCKPENGEFKTRGFGELDEEGKFKVSLPSEVVKDGKLKEECYAQLHSASAAPCPSHDGLESSKIVLKSKTDEKHTFGLAGKLKFSPVTCTSAFLWPHFKYPPLPKLPPLPKWKLPPLKDFHHPYLFPPKVFPPFPPKVFPPLPPKLFPPKPFPPPLPVYKKPLPPPVPIYKPEPKPPVFKPPPVPIYKKPLPPPAPIPIYKPEPKPPVFKPPPVPIYKKPLPPPVPIYKPKPKPPVFKPPPVPIYKPKPPVFKPPPVPVYKPKPKPPIYKPLPPPVPISKPLPPIPKIPPFYKKPLPPLPKLPPHPKIPPIYKPKPPVFKPPPVPIYKPEPKPPIYKPLPPPVPIYKPLPPIPKIPPFYKKPCPPLPKLPPHPKIPPKYLNHPKFGKWPPLPPYSPIH; via the exons ATGCGGATTCTCCCCGTTTTTCGAGGAGCAGTTCTGTGCTTCTACGTGTCCTTACTCTTTGCTGCAACTTTCTGCTATGCCGGTGACAAGACAGTTGAGGTAGTTGGGACAGGAGAATGTGCAGATTGTGCAGAGAGTAACATTAAGACTGTTCATGCCTTTTCAg GGCTTCGAGTGACAATTGATTGCAAGCCTGAAAATGGAGAGTTCAAAACAAGAGGGTTTGGTGAGCTTGACGAAGAAGGGAAGTTCAAAGTGTCTCTTCCAAGTGAGGTTGTGAAGGATGGGAAATTGAAGGAGGAATGCTATGCACAGCTTCACAGTGCATCAGCTGCACCATGCCCATCCCATGATGGCCTAGAGTCCTCCAAGATCGTCTTGAAGTCGAAAACTGATGAGAAACACACATTTGGGCTTGCAGGGAAACTGAAGTTTTCACCTGTGACTTGCACTTCAGCATTCTTGTGGCCTCACTTCAAGTATCCACCACTACCTAAATTGCCTCCATTGCCAAAATGGAAACTTCCACCATTGAAAGATTTTCACCATCCTTACCTATTCCCACCTAAAGTCTTTCCTCCATTCCCCCCGAAGGTGTTCCCACCTCTCCCACCAAAGCTCTTCCCTCCAAAGCCTTTTCCTCCACCACTTCCAGTCTACAAGAAGCCACTCCCACCTCCAGTTCCAATCTACAAGCCAGAGCCAAAACCACCAGTTTTCAAGCCTCCTCCGGTCCCAATCTACAAGAAGCCACTCCCACCTCCAGCTCCAATTCCAATCTACAAGCCAGAGCCAAAACCACCAGTCTTCAAGCCTCCTCCGGTCCCAATCTACAAGAAGCCACTCCCAC CTCCAGTTCCAATCTACAAGCCAAAGCCAAAACCACCAGTTTTCAAGCCTCCTCCGGTCCCAATCTACAAGCCAAAACCACCAGTCTTCAAACCCCCTCCTGTTCCAGTCTACAAACCAAAGCCAAAACCACCAATCTACAAGCCTCTCCCACCTCCTGTTCCCATCTCCAAGCCTCTCCCTCCAATCCCAAAGATCCCTCCATTTTATAAGAAGCCATTGCCCCCTCTTCCTAAGCTTCCCCCTCACCCCAAGATTCCCCCAATCTACAAGCCTAAACCACCAGTCTTCAAGCCCCCTCCCGTTCCAATCTACAAACCAGAGCCAAAACCACCAATCTACAAGCCTCTACCACCTCCCGTTCCCATCTATAAGCCTCTCCCTCCAATCCCAAAGATCCCTCCATTTTACAAGAAGCCATGCCCCCCTCTTCCTAAGCTTCCTCCTCACCCCAAGATTCCTCCAAAGTACCTCAACCACCCCAAGTTTGGAAAATGGCCTCCCTTGCCACCATATTCTCCCATTCATTAG
- the LOC18097900 gene encoding proline-rich protein 4 isoform X2, with translation MRILPVFRGAVLCFYVSLLFAATFCYAGDKTVEVVGTGECADCAESNIKTVHAFSGLRVTIDCKPENGEFKTRGFGELDEEGKFKVSLPSEVVKDGKLKEECYAQLHSASAAPCPSHDGLESSKIVLKSKTDEKHTFGLAGKLKFSPVTCTSAFLWPHFKYPPLPKLPPLPKWKLPPLKDFHHPYLFPPKVFPPFPPKVFPPLPPKLFPPKPFPPPLPVYKKPLPPPVPIYKPEPKPPVFKPPPVPIYKKPLPPPAPIPIYKPEPKPPVFKPPPVPIYKKPLPPPVPIYKPKPKPPVFKPPPVPIYKPKPPVFKLPPVPIYKKPLPPPVPIYKPKPKPPVFKPPPVPIYKPKPPVFKPPPVPVYKPKPKPPIYKPLPPPVPISKPLPPIPKIPPFYKKPLPPLPKLPPHPKIPPIYKPKPPVFKPPPVPIYKPEPKPPIYKPLPPPVPIYKPLPPIPKIPPFYKKPCPPLPKLPPHPKIPPKYLNHPKFGKWPPLPPYSPIH, from the exons ATGCGGATTCTCCCCGTTTTTCGAGGAGCAGTTCTGTGCTTCTACGTGTCCTTACTCTTTGCTGCAACTTTCTGCTATGCCGGTGACAAGACAGTTGAGGTAGTTGGGACAGGAGAATGTGCAGATTGTGCAGAGAGTAACATTAAGACTGTTCATGCCTTTTCAg GGCTTCGAGTGACAATTGATTGCAAGCCTGAAAATGGAGAGTTCAAAACAAGAGGGTTTGGTGAGCTTGACGAAGAAGGGAAGTTCAAAGTGTCTCTTCCAAGTGAGGTTGTGAAGGATGGGAAATTGAAGGAGGAATGCTATGCACAGCTTCACAGTGCATCAGCTGCACCATGCCCATCCCATGATGGCCTAGAGTCCTCCAAGATCGTCTTGAAGTCGAAAACTGATGAGAAACACACATTTGGGCTTGCAGGGAAACTGAAGTTTTCACCTGTGACTTGCACTTCAGCATTCTTGTGGCCTCACTTCAAGTATCCACCACTACCTAAATTGCCTCCATTGCCAAAATGGAAACTTCCACCATTGAAAGATTTTCACCATCCTTACCTATTCCCACCTAAAGTCTTTCCTCCATTCCCCCCGAAGGTGTTCCCACCTCTCCCACCAAAGCTCTTCCCTCCAAAGCCTTTTCCTCCACCACTTCCAGTCTACAAGAAGCCACTCCCACCTCCAGTTCCAATCTACAAGCCAGAGCCAAAACCACCAGTTTTCAAGCCTCCTCCGGTCCCAATCTACAAGAAGCCACTCCCACCTCCAGCTCCAATTCCAATCTACAAGCCAGAGCCAAAACCACCAGTCTTCAAGCCTCCTCCGGTCCCAATCTACAAGAAGCCACTCCCAC CTCCAGTTCCAATCTACAAGCCAAAGCCCAAACCACCAGTTTTCAAGCCTCCTCCGGTCCCAATCTACAAGCCAAAACCACCAGTCTTCAAGCTTCCTCCGGTCCCAATCTATAAGAAGCCACTCCCACCTCCAGTTCCAATCTACAAGCCAAAGCCAAAACCACCAGTTTTCAAGCCTCCTCCGGTCCCAATCTACAAGCCAAAACCACCAGTCTTCAAACCCCCTCCTGTTCCAGTCTACAAACCAAAGCCAAAACCACCAATCTACAAGCCTCTCCCACCTCCTGTTCCCATCTCCAAGCCTCTCCCTCCAATCCCAAAGATCCCTCCATTTTATAAGAAGCCATTGCCCCCTCTTCCTAAGCTTCCCCCTCACCCCAAGATTCCCCCAATCTACAAGCCTAAACCACCAGTCTTCAAGCCCCCTCCCGTTCCAATCTACAAACCAGAGCCAAAACCACCAATCTACAAGCCTCTACCACCTCCCGTTCCCATCTATAAGCCTCTCCCTCCAATCCCAAAGATCCCTCCATTTTACAAGAAGCCATGCCCCCCTCTTCCTAAGCTTCCTCCTCACCCCAAGATTCCTCCAAAGTACCTCAACCACCCCAAGTTTGGAAAATGGCCTCCCTTGCCACCATATTCTCCCATTCATTAG
- the LOC18097900 gene encoding proline-rich protein 4 isoform X8, which yields MRILPVFRGAVLCFYVSLLFAATFCYAGDKTVEVVGTGECADCAESNIKTVHAFSGLRVTIDCKPENGEFKTRGFGELDEEGKFKVSLPSEVVKDGKLKEECYAQLHSASAAPCPSHDGLESSKIVLKSKTDEKHTFGLAGKLKFSPVTCTSAFLWPHFKYPPLPKLPPLPKWKLPPLKDFHHPYLFPPKVFPPFPPKVFPPLPPKLFPPKPFPPPLPVYKKPLPPPVPIYKPEPKPPVFKPPPVPIYKPKPPVFKLPPVPIYKKPLPPPVPIYKPKPKPPVFKPPPVPIYKPKPPVFKPPPVPVYKPKPKPPIYKPLPPPVPISKPLPPIPKIPPFYKKPLPPLPKLPPHPKIPPIYKPKPPVFKPPPVPIYKPEPKPPIYKPLPPPVPIYKPLPPIPKIPPFYKKPCPPLPKLPPHPKIPPKYLNHPKFGKWPPLPPYSPIH from the exons ATGCGGATTCTCCCCGTTTTTCGAGGAGCAGTTCTGTGCTTCTACGTGTCCTTACTCTTTGCTGCAACTTTCTGCTATGCCGGTGACAAGACAGTTGAGGTAGTTGGGACAGGAGAATGTGCAGATTGTGCAGAGAGTAACATTAAGACTGTTCATGCCTTTTCAg GGCTTCGAGTGACAATTGATTGCAAGCCTGAAAATGGAGAGTTCAAAACAAGAGGGTTTGGTGAGCTTGACGAAGAAGGGAAGTTCAAAGTGTCTCTTCCAAGTGAGGTTGTGAAGGATGGGAAATTGAAGGAGGAATGCTATGCACAGCTTCACAGTGCATCAGCTGCACCATGCCCATCCCATGATGGCCTAGAGTCCTCCAAGATCGTCTTGAAGTCGAAAACTGATGAGAAACACACATTTGGGCTTGCAGGGAAACTGAAGTTTTCACCTGTGACTTGCACTTCAGCATTCTTGTGGCCTCACTTCAAGTATCCACCACTACCTAAATTGCCTCCATTGCCAAAATGGAAACTTCCACCATTGAAAGATTTTCACCATCCTTACCTATTCCCACCTAAAGTCTTTCCTCCATTCCCCCCGAAGGTGTTCCCACCTCTCCCACCAAAGCTCTTCCCTCCAAAGCCTTTTCCTCCACCACTTCCAGTCTACAAGAAGCCACTCCCACCTCCAGTTCCAATCTACAAGCCAGAGCCAAAACCACCAGTTTTCAAGC CTCCTCCGGTCCCAATCTACAAGCCAAAACCACCAGTCTTCAAGCTTCCTCCGGTCCCAATCTATAAGAAGCCACTCCCACCTCCAGTTCCAATCTACAAGCCAAAGCCAAAACCACCAGTTTTCAAGCCTCCTCCGGTCCCAATCTACAAGCCAAAACCACCAGTCTTCAAACCCCCTCCTGTTCCAGTCTACAAACCAAAGCCAAAACCACCAATCTACAAGCCTCTCCCACCTCCTGTTCCCATCTCCAAGCCTCTCCCTCCAATCCCAAAGATCCCTCCATTTTATAAGAAGCCATTGCCCCCTCTTCCTAAGCTTCCCCCTCACCCCAAGATTCCCCCAATCTACAAGCCTAAACCACCAGTCTTCAAGCCCCCTCCCGTTCCAATCTACAAACCAGAGCCAAAACCACCAATCTACAAGCCTCTACCACCTCCCGTTCCCATCTATAAGCCTCTCCCTCCAATCCCAAAGATCCCTCCATTTTACAAGAAGCCATGCCCCCCTCTTCCTAAGCTTCCTCCTCACCCCAAGATTCCTCCAAAGTACCTCAACCACCCCAAGTTTGGAAAATGGCCTCCCTTGCCACCATATTCTCCCATTCATTAG
- the LOC18097900 gene encoding repetitive proline-rich cell wall protein 2 isoform X1, which translates to MRILPVFRGAVLCFYVSLLFAATFCYAGDKTVEVVGTGECADCAESNIKTVHAFSGLRVTIDCKPENGEFKTRGFGELDEEGKFKVSLPSEVVKDGKLKEECYAQLHSASAAPCPSHDGLESSKIVLKSKTDEKHTFGLAGKLKFSPVTCTSAFLWPHFKYPPLPKLPPLPKWKLPPLKDFHHPYLFPPKVFPPFPPKVFPPLPPKLFPPKPFPPPLPVYKKPLPPPVPIYKPEPKPPVFKPPPVPIYKKPLPPPAPIPIYKPEPKPPVFKPPPVPIYKKPLPPPVPIYKKPLPPPVPIYKPKPKPPVFKPPPVPIYKPKPPVFKLPPVPIYKKPLPPPVPIYKPKPKPPVFKPPPVPIYKPKPPVFKPPPVPVYKPKPKPPIYKPLPPPVPISKPLPPIPKIPPFYKKPLPPLPKLPPHPKIPPIYKPKPPVFKPPPVPIYKPEPKPPIYKPLPPPVPIYKPLPPIPKIPPFYKKPCPPLPKLPPHPKIPPKYLNHPKFGKWPPLPPYSPIH; encoded by the exons ATGCGGATTCTCCCCGTTTTTCGAGGAGCAGTTCTGTGCTTCTACGTGTCCTTACTCTTTGCTGCAACTTTCTGCTATGCCGGTGACAAGACAGTTGAGGTAGTTGGGACAGGAGAATGTGCAGATTGTGCAGAGAGTAACATTAAGACTGTTCATGCCTTTTCAg GGCTTCGAGTGACAATTGATTGCAAGCCTGAAAATGGAGAGTTCAAAACAAGAGGGTTTGGTGAGCTTGACGAAGAAGGGAAGTTCAAAGTGTCTCTTCCAAGTGAGGTTGTGAAGGATGGGAAATTGAAGGAGGAATGCTATGCACAGCTTCACAGTGCATCAGCTGCACCATGCCCATCCCATGATGGCCTAGAGTCCTCCAAGATCGTCTTGAAGTCGAAAACTGATGAGAAACACACATTTGGGCTTGCAGGGAAACTGAAGTTTTCACCTGTGACTTGCACTTCAGCATTCTTGTGGCCTCACTTCAAGTATCCACCACTACCTAAATTGCCTCCATTGCCAAAATGGAAACTTCCACCATTGAAAGATTTTCACCATCCTTACCTATTCCCACCTAAAGTCTTTCCTCCATTCCCCCCGAAGGTGTTCCCACCTCTCCCACCAAAGCTCTTCCCTCCAAAGCCTTTTCCTCCACCACTTCCAGTCTACAAGAAGCCACTCCCACCTCCAGTTCCAATCTACAAGCCAGAGCCAAAACCACCAGTTTTCAAGCCTCCTCCGGTCCCAATCTACAAGAAGCCACTCCCACCTCCAGCTCCAATTCCAATCTACAAGCCAGAGCCAAAACCACCAGTCTTCAAGCCTCCTCCGGTCCCAATCTACAAGAAGCCACTCCCACCTCCAGTTCCAATCTACAAGAAGCCACTCCCACCTCCAGTTCCAATCTACAAGCCAAAGCCCAAACCACCAGTTTTCAAGCCTCCTCCGGTCCCAATCTACAAGCCAAAACCACCAGTCTTCAAGCTTCCTCCGGTCCCAATCTATAAGAAGCCACTCCCACCTCCAGTTCCAATCTACAAGCCAAAGCCAAAACCACCAGTTTTCAAGCCTCCTCCGGTCCCAATCTACAAGCCAAAACCACCAGTCTTCAAACCCCCTCCTGTTCCAGTCTACAAACCAAAGCCAAAACCACCAATCTACAAGCCTCTCCCACCTCCTGTTCCCATCTCCAAGCCTCTCCCTCCAATCCCAAAGATCCCTCCATTTTATAAGAAGCCATTGCCCCCTCTTCCTAAGCTTCCCCCTCACCCCAAGATTCCCCCAATCTACAAGCCTAAACCACCAGTCTTCAAGCCCCCTCCCGTTCCAATCTACAAACCAGAGCCAAAACCACCAATCTACAAGCCTCTACCACCTCCCGTTCCCATCTATAAGCCTCTCCCTCCAATCCCAAAGATCCCTCCATTTTACAAGAAGCCATGCCCCCCTCTTCCTAAGCTTCCTCCTCACCCCAAGATTCCTCCAAAGTACCTCAACCACCCCAAGTTTGGAAAATGGCCTCCCTTGCCACCATATTCTCCCATTCATTAG